Genomic DNA from Lactiplantibacillus paraplantarum:
GTACGTGACGATGCTGGTGAGTTTCTTAATAAAGTTGACGACAGCTTGAAAGTCATCTAACCGGTTCCCGAGTTCCCCGCTAATAATATGAATTGCAATGAACCCCGCCTCGTCTTCTGGTAGTGGTACCCCGCACTGTTGTTCGATCAGCTGTAATGCCCAGAGACCAATCGAAAATTCTTTGGGATAAAAGCTGCGAATCTCCCAAATAAATTGGTTGGTTAAAAATAAGTGTTCCTTGGCTCGGTCGACAGCGGACGCAATGTGGTCCGTTAAGGCGATGTAGACGCTGTCGGTCAGGTCGATATGATCATCTGCTTGGGCCTTATCAACGATGCGTTTGGCAATTTGGAAAAACTGGATTGGGATATCGTTGATCATATCTAAAATTAGTTTTCGGTCCCCACGGCTAACCGGAGCAAACGTTTTATAAATCTTACTTTCATCAACCTCCTCATTGACGTGTTTACCGTAAGCCACGGCCTTGCCAATAACGATAAGTTCTTGGTGATCATCAGTGTGCGTGATAAATGCATTATTGTTCAGGATCTTTTTGATTTTCATCACATCACTCCCCCTTAAATGACGTTTTTTTAATAAAAAAAGCCCACTTAGCCCCTCGACTAAGTGGGTTTTGTGTAGCACTGAAACTTTGCTATAACAATCCCAATGAATTATTCGTCATTAATTTATGTGTTAATGTTAGCGCTTTTATTTACGGGTGTCAATCACCTTTTAAGCCTAT
This window encodes:
- a CDS encoding PRD domain-containing protein, which encodes MKIKKILNNNAFITHTDDHQELIVIGKAVAYGKHVNEEVDESKIYKTFAPVSRGDRKLILDMINDIPIQFFQIAKRIVDKAQADDHIDLTDSVYIALTDHIASAVDRAKEHLFLTNQFIWEIRSFYPKEFSIGLWALQLIEQQCGVPLPEDEAGFIAIHIISGELGNRLDDFQAVVNFIKKLTSIVTYQLAIDIDRESLDYNRFVTHLKFFWQYMMYNNEKQSIGDLSNDMLAIIKGKKVAAYECALKIKTFIHQTYNYDLSNEDLLYMTIHIARITENTGRQHDEV